In Prosthecobacter sp. SYSU 5D2, one genomic interval encodes:
- a CDS encoding SDR family oxidoreductase gives MSKSKIALLLSCSSMPAIVNPLDLSGKTVLVTGASSGIGRDACILLSELGAKVILVARRQDELVKTLESMTGEGHHYYSFDVTQVRETAAWMKTVAVECGPIDGIVCAAGATNTEAIRHLDFDKMDHLMDLNFKASMAMVHAVRQKQVRRKDGGLSVVLVSSTAGHKGFPGLSIYAATKGAIDAAVRVLAIELARESIRVNSVVPGLVQTEMVISYEQNVAGKNAVKAGFDLHPLGAGFPRDVSNALAFLLSDASRWITGTSLVVDGGRLA, from the coding sequence TTGTCGAAGTCTAAAATTGCTTTACTTCTTTCCTGTTCATCTATGCCTGCCATCGTCAATCCGCTCGATCTCTCAGGCAAAACTGTTTTGGTCACGGGGGCATCGTCCGGCATCGGCCGGGATGCCTGCATCCTCCTGTCTGAACTGGGTGCAAAAGTCATCTTGGTGGCACGCAGGCAGGATGAACTGGTCAAAACGCTCGAGAGCATGACGGGAGAGGGACACCATTATTATTCCTTCGATGTCACCCAGGTTCGAGAGACGGCAGCATGGATGAAAACCGTCGCTGTAGAATGTGGACCGATCGACGGCATTGTATGTGCAGCCGGAGCCACAAACACCGAGGCGATCCGCCATCTGGACTTTGATAAAATGGACCACCTGATGGATTTGAATTTCAAAGCAAGCATGGCCATGGTCCACGCGGTGCGCCAAAAACAAGTCCGGAGGAAAGACGGAGGACTGTCCGTGGTGCTCGTCTCTTCCACAGCAGGACATAAAGGCTTTCCTGGACTCAGCATTTATGCGGCCACCAAAGGGGCCATTGATGCAGCCGTACGTGTTTTGGCCATCGAACTGGCACGGGAATCCATCCGTGTAAATTCGGTGGTGCCTGGCCTGGTCCAAACAGAGATGGTCATCAGTTATGAGCAAAATGTAGCAGGCAAGAATGCCGTCAAAGCCGGATTTGATCTGCATCCGTTGGGTGCAGGATTTCCCCGAGATGTTTCCAATGCCCTGGCGTTTTTGCTTTCCGACGCCTCCAGATGGATTACAGGCACAAGTTTGGTCGTGGATGGCGGCAGGCTTGCTTAG